From the Daphnia magna isolate NIES linkage group LG3, ASM2063170v1.1, whole genome shotgun sequence genome, one window contains:
- the LOC116918311 gene encoding putative nuclease HARBI1, with translation MDANKLLAIVCVSEMLMESSSSSEDSEEDDNKKIFALASVIRETHPRQTGYLSVIMEYSNSDFWRHFRVSQATFNYLLRFMEKNKFRSEITYYGGYEPLSNSEVLLITLQYLGNQGAIRLLADKFDRTESSIWNAIEWVCNFLFKHQSCFIKWPVETEMPYIASKFKDKCGFPGVVGAIDGCHIPFHPLFADQKSYRNYKKFHSFVIMAIVLYDGTFSYVFSEFPGSSHDSYIFHRSSLYNKLNNRCSSMFNPRRYHIIGDSAFPIQQWCLTPYKKGTNGITRSQRTFNFKLSATRMVVEHSFGELKNRFRRCQNVYAKIDKAVNVVVSSCVLHNICIQKGDINRESYCHIPLHCNVIPNHCDQR, from the coding sequence ATGGATGCGAATAAATTGTTGGCAATTGTTTGTGTGTCAGAAATGTTGATGGAAAGCAGTTCATCATCAGAAGATTCTGAAGAAGacgacaataaaaaaatatttgcttTAGCAAGTGTTATTCGAGAAACCCACCCTAGACAAACTGGATACCTCAGTGTCATTATGGAATATTCTAATAGCGATTTTTGGAGACATTTTAGGGTAAGCCAGGCAACCTTTAATTACCTGTTAAGATTTatggagaaaaacaaatttcgaTCTGAAATAACCTATTATGGAGGTTATGAACCGTTGTCAAATTCCgaagttttgttaataacacTTCAGTATCTCGGTAATCAAGGCGCAATTCGCTTGCTTGCTGACAAATTTGACAGGACCGAATCATCCATATGGAACGCAATAGAATGGGTGTGTAATTTCCTATTCAAACATCAATCATGTTTCATTAAGTGGCCTGTTGAAACTGAAATGCCATACATTGCTTCGAAGTTTAAGGATAAATGTGGTTTCCCAGGAGTTGTAGGTGCAATTGACGGTTGCCATATTCCTTTTCATCCTCTTTTTGCAGACCAGAAGTCATATAGAAACTACAAAAAATTTCATAGTTTTGTAATCATGGCCATTGTCTTGTATGACGGAACTTTTTCCTATGTTTTCAGTGAATTTCCTGGCAGCTCCCACGATAGTTATATATTTCATCGCAGTTCTCTTTATAATAAGTTAAATAACCGCTGTTCATCCATGTTTAACCCACGGCGATATCATATCATTGGGGACTCGGCTTTTCCAATTCAACAGTGGTGCTTAACTCCGTATAAGAAAGGTACTAATGGAATTACTCGTTCTCAAAGaactttcaattttaaattgtcAGCAACCAGAATGGTCGTCGAACATTCATTTGGCGAATTAAAAAACAGATTCAGAAGGTGTCAAAATGTATATGCTAAAATAGACAAAGCTGTAAATGTTGTCGTATCATCATGTGTGTTGCATAACATTTGCATTCAAAAAGGGGATATCAATCGCGAAAGTTATTGCCACATTCCCCTCCATTGCAATGTAATCCCAAACCACTGTGACCAACGATAA
- the LOC116934573 gene encoding uncharacterized protein LOC116934573 produces MNKNGYQTSEGNKSGVICSQKWNNMLNIYKNFTLLVEKTGSGPDVLDMKPLLYDEIQEILGSAQNVHPQYVGDSAMDTQNPTRMDINSNRQKLKELENKKLPLHESDDEALNNIHFSDDECDENDYDEKHVEPRSKKRKRNRKGSNAEKMIDLFAVMEKKREHERHETRLEKQKRHEEKIDQTKNLIEILIMAVTQTKVKSHKENHDSAEILKRTKKNKKKLKENKDYRPHLSHKQSGNKSSASNTTDEETGDSTDQNEMLYKIDLVSRTFIPALSSSWFSCKSICVIKNTWCPT; encoded by the exons ATGAACAAAAATGGATACCAAACTAGTGAAGGCAACAAATCCGGTGTCATTTGCTCACAGAAATGGAACAATATGTTGAATATCTACAAAAACTTCACATTGCTTGTGGAAAAAACTGGATCAGGGCCAGACGTATTGGATATGAAACCACTGTTGTACGATGAAATTCAGGAAATTTTAg GTTCAGCACAGAATGTGCACCCACAATATGTAGGCGATTCAGCAATGGATACTCAGAATCCTACAAGAATGGACATTAACAGCAATCGCCAAAAACTAAAAGAGCTTG aaaataaaaaactgcCTCTTCATGAGAGTGACGACGAGGCTTTAAATAACATACATTTTTCTGACGACGAGTGTGATGAAAATGATTATGATGAAAAACATGTTGAACCAAGAtcgaaaaaacggaaaagaaaCCGTAAGGGTTCAAATGCTGAGAAAATGATAGATTTGTTTGCAGTcatggagaaaaaaagagagcatgAAAGACACGAAACGAGACTCGAGAAGCAGAAACGCCATGAAGAGAAAATAGATCAAACAAAGAATCTAATCGAGATTTTGATAATGGCTGTCACACAAACCAAAGTGAAGAGTCataa GGAAAACCACGATTCTGCTGAAATTCTGAAACGCacgaagaaaaataagaaaaagttAAAGGAAAATAAGGATTACCGCCCACATCTTTCACATAAACAATCCGGTAATAAAAGCAGTGCAAGTAATACAACTGACGAAGAAACAGGCGACAGTACTGATCAAAACGAAATGTTGTATAAGATTGATCTCGTCTCCCGCACATTCATTCCTGCCTTATCTTCGTCATGGTTTTCATGCAAAAGTATTTGTGTTATTAAGAATACGTGGTGTCCCACGTAA